A genomic stretch from Kogia breviceps isolate mKogBre1 chromosome 1, mKogBre1 haplotype 1, whole genome shotgun sequence includes:
- the CORT gene encoding cortistatin — MSSRRAGEKCQSACRMLPPLCLPPSGATAALPLEGGLGGHDSGHMQEVAEIKKNSLLTFLAWWYEWASQARAVSFVGGEAREVSKRQGVLPLQQSTQGDTTPCKNFFWKTFSSCK, encoded by the exons ATGAGCAGCCGCAGGGCTGGAGAGAAGTGCCAGTCAGCCTGCAGGATGCTGCCGCCCCTCTGCCTGCCGCCCTCGGGGGCCACCGCTGCCCTTCCCCTGGAGGGCGGCCTCGGCGGCCACGACAGTGGG catATGCAGGAAGtggcagaaataaagaaaaacagcctGTTGACTTTCCTTGCCTGGTGGTATGAGTgggcctcccaggccagggcagtgTCCTTTGTAGGAGGGGAAGCCAGGGAAGTGTCCAAACGGCAGGGAGTCCTGCCCCTCCAACAGTCCACTCAGGGAGATACAACGCCCTGCAAGAATTTCTTCTGGAAGACCTTCTCCTCCTGCAAGTAA